In Maridesulfovibrio sp., the genomic stretch TGACAAAACAGTTGGTCTCGAGGGGACCGAGGGGAAAAATCTTGATTTCCATTAAAAATCCTCCAGCATATATTCAGAGAGTTCGTTACGTGTTGCACTGCCTTTCTGATCCGGGTGGCCGGTGGCAATGACTACCTGTAGTTCGTAGCGGTCCGCAGGCAGATTCAATTTATCCAGCACCTTATCCTGCTGGTTTACTATTTCACCAAGCCAGACAGTTCCAAGACCGAGTGAATGGGCGGCCAGCATCATGTTCTGTATGCAGGCTCCGGCTCCCTGATGGTCTTTCATTTCGCTGTACGTGGCTTCTTTATCCAAAAAAATGCAGATCAGCGCCTTTGCTGCTTTTACTATGTGTCCATATTTGGTGCACTCTGCGAGAGACTCGGCACGCGCATCATCGTCATGTATAACGAGAAAACGGTATGGCTGGTTATTGAGACCGCTCGGGGCCCAGCGCCCTGCATCGAGAATTGTGGCAATGTCTTTCCGGTCAACAGGATCATTTGTAAATTTCCTGATTGAACGGCGCCCGCGCAGCGCATCCAGTACGGGATTGCTTTTAGTCATATGAATTACTCCGTACCATTAAAAAGGGACACCTCTAAAGACGTTGAACTTGTTGATAGCACCGTCAAATTCTTTAGGGTTGAGTTCGTTGTTCAGGTCCGTGTCAAAATCTTTGAAGTTTGTTTTCAGTTGGATTGCTTCAGCTTCCTGCTCATCTATTTTGCCGTCTTTGTTGGAATCGGCTTCGTCAAAACTGGGTATGGGCTGCCTGATTTCGTATTTGTCAACGATGGCGCATTTGATGTTCGGGCCATTGGCGTCCAGTGTGACATCAATATAAGTTCCGGGAGAGACGTAAAGCTTTGCGCAGGTATCGCCGGAATACAGGGTTGTGCCGTCTTCGGATTCAAGGGCAAGTTTAATTTTCGCCTTGTCGCCTTTTTTGTCGAAACAATCTTTATTGTAAAGGGCATTGCAAGTGCAATCGGCAATAGTTTTGGGCTTTATCCGGCCGAACTTGAAATCGTTTGATTTGCCCCAGACCCGGATAACTGAGTTGGTATGGTTGATGACCGTGAACATCTTTTCTTCAGCCGCTGCTGATGTGACAGCCATGGCCAGCAGTGCGGCAGGCAGTATAGTGAACTTCAGAAATTTCTTAATGAACATTTAATTTCTCCCGAATAGTGATATTGAACTTTTTTTAAGCGCTAGCGGAGTTAATTGCAAGGGTATAGAAAAAGCCCTCCCGGACTAAACCGGGAGGGCTTTTGGCGTTTGGTCAGATTCTGGTGCTGTAATTAAACCAGTTTACCGAAAGAAAGGATAATGTTCTTGCGGTATGTACGGTTCTTCCAGACAGCTTCAGCACCTTCTTCTTCAATATCGCGGCTCAGGATTTTGCGCATTTCTTCTTTTTGGGTTGTGCCGAGATGAAGTTCGCTTATGTCACCCAGAAGAGCAAGCGGATCGCTGTAGTCTTCGGGGAAAGGTTCATTTTCATTGTCTCTGCAAAAGAAACATATGGTTCCTGAGTGGAAATTGCCGGTAGCTTTTTTTACGATGTCGGTCATTGGTTGATCTCCGTTTTTGCGTCCTGCTTCCATTGAATGCCCTGAAGCAGTGGACGCCTGGTATTTTGCTATGCTGTAGTTATGCCGAGCAAAATTTTCCTTATCCGGGCATTTTAGCGGCATCTGTTTTAGGTGGGAGCGCAAGTATCCATAAATCCTCCCACCGGAATTCCCTTTCAAGCTAAAGGCTTATATAAAGCACGTTTAGTTATTCAGGGTTTCCAGAAACGAAAAAAGGCATCCCCAATTGGAAATGCCTTCAAGAAATTCAAATTATTAAATCCCTCTCATGGACCCCATAAGGGCAGGCATTGGCACCTTGCCGCAAGGGGCAGGTTGCCGGATGGTCAGCGGGCCTAAATCCCTCGCATCCTCTTCATGAGTAATCTTTTCGGTTCAAAGAACGTAAAAAAATATATTCTCGGCACGGTAGTCAGTCAAGTGCTTTTTTGCAGATTAGGCAAGTTTGAGGTCAAGGTTGCGTTAATGCTATTCTTTTCCAGCCATTCTCGCCAGTTCAGCCTCAACTTCTATGTCGTTTAACTGGCGGCAGGTGGTAAACGTTTCTTTGTTCACTACACCTTTGTGGATCAGGAAATGACGTTCGGCAAGTTTGGCAAGCTGCGGCCAGTGGGTGATGACGATCAGCTGCTGGCGGTCGGCGAGCTCCTGCATCTTTTCGCCAACACGGTTCAGGGTGTGACCGCCGATGCCGGAATCCACTTCGTCAAAAATCAGGGTCGGTTTTTCCGATTCGCCCTGAAGTCCGGTGATGGCCAGCAGAAACCGGGAAAGTTCACCGCCGGATGCTATTTTATCGAGCGGCTGTGCTGATTGACCCGGGTTGGGGATCCACATCAGGCGTCCGCGCATCTCGGAAAGGCCCGGATAAAGTTCATGGGCCTGAAATTCAAATTGCACCTGTACATGTTCGGAAAAGCCCAGGCCCTTCAGTTCCGCAACTACACGGTCGGTTAATTTTTTTGCCGCTTTTTTTCGGGCGGCAGTGAGTTTGTCCAGAGCTTTTGCGAGTTCTTCTACAAGCTCCTTTTCTTTTTTTTCTATCTGAGCCAGTTCAAGTGCGCAGGAATCAAGGAAATCGAGATTTTCATTAATTTCATTTTGCAGATCCACAATCTGGTCGAGAGTGCGGCCGAGTTTGCGTTTAAGTTTTGAAAGATCGTAGAGCCTTGATTCAATATCATCAATTGATTCCTCGGAGTCAAAATCAAGCGGCTGGGCACGCAGTTTTCCTGCAAGTTCATCAAGAAAATGTCTGAACTCGATGACAGTTTCCCGGTCCTGTCCGTAGTCCGGGAATAGATCACAAATACGTTCCATCTCAGAAGAGAGGGCGGATACTCCACCGCAAAGATCCAGTTGGCCGCGCATTATATCCATGGTGTTCTGGATGCATTTCCCCGCGTTTTCCTGAGCCTGCAAAGCATTTTTCTTTTCAAGCAGTTCGTCTTCTTCGCCGGGATAAGGGGCAACCTTTTCAATCTCGGTGCGTTGAAACTCAAGA encodes the following:
- a CDS encoding nitroreductase; this encodes MTKSNPVLDALRGRRSIRKFTNDPVDRKDIATILDAGRWAPSGLNNQPYRFLVIHDDDARAESLAECTKYGHIVKAAKALICIFLDKEATYSEMKDHQGAGACIQNMMLAAHSLGLGTVWLGEIVNQQDKVLDKLNLPADRYELQVVIATGHPDQKGSATRNELSEYMLEDF
- a CDS encoding AAA family ATPase, whose translation is MLELLRIRDLALIEDAEIEFSSGMNVLTGETGAGKSFILRAIDFLTGQKMRPDMVRPGKEQAFVEALFIHPDGSESIVRRVLSAATGRSRVYVNDKLSSQGSIRDMGASMILHTSQHAQQKLLQPAYQCRMLDTFLEDHTISEKKDKILTALRTLLTQKEELKNRSASLLEKKDFLEFQRTEIEKVAPYPGEEDELLEKKNALQAQENAGKCIQNTMDIMRGQLDLCGGVSALSSEMERICDLFPDYGQDRETVIEFRHFLDELAGKLRAQPLDFDSEESIDDIESRLYDLSKLKRKLGRTLDQIVDLQNEINENLDFLDSCALELAQIEKKEKELVEELAKALDKLTAARKKAAKKLTDRVVAELKGLGFSEHVQVQFEFQAHELYPGLSEMRGRLMWIPNPGQSAQPLDKIASGGELSRFLLAITGLQGESEKPTLIFDEVDSGIGGHTLNRVGEKMQELADRQQLIVITHWPQLAKLAERHFLIHKGVVNKETFTTCRQLNDIEVEAELARMAGKE